The genomic stretch CGCCTTGGCGGTTCAATTTTAGATGAAACGCGGCTATCTGGTTTTCAACCCATCTGCCGGAATGCGGGCTAAGACCGCGATTCGTGTGCAAGAAGTGATTCGCCTTTTCGCAGCAGAAAGCATTGAAATGGTTCCGAGTCCAACGCAAGCGGATGGCAGTGTCATCCTTCAGGTCCGCGAAATGATTCAAGAAAAGCCGGACCTCATCGTGACCTGGGGTGGCGACGGAACGATCAACGAAGTCGTGAATGGAATGTTTGGAACAGGGATTCCGCTTGGATTTTTGCCGGGTGGTACTGCGAATTTGATGGTGCGGGAGCTGGGAATTCCTCAAAATGTCCCTAAAGCAATTCAACTGATTGGAACCGGAAACAGTCGCTTGATATCGGTCGGGCAGGCGAATGACCGCTATTTTCTGCTGATGGTTGGCGTGGGATTCGATTCTGCCGTGATCCAGAATGTAAACCTTTCCATCAAGCGAAAGTTTGGCAAGCTCGCTTTTGGAATCTCAGCAATACACACCGCAGTCAATTACCGTTTCCCACAGTTTCATGTTCAATTTGATGGCCAAAATACCGATTGTGTTTTTGCCGTCATTTGCAACGCGCGTCACTATGCCGCGTATTTTGTATTGACGCCTGACGCGGACATCTCGGATGACTATCTCTACTTATGTTTGTTTCAGGATCCAGGTTTGGCCAGATTGTTTCAGTACGCTTTCCATGCCTTACGAAGGACACATATACAGCTTCCATCGGTGAAAGTGATTCGCGCAAAGGAACTTCTTGTTACCGGAGCGGAAAGCGTTGCGGTGCAGGCAGATGGCGAGCTTGCAGGCTCCTTGCCGATACAGTTTTCGATTCATCCTCGTTCGCTTCAGGTCTTTTGCCCGAAATAAAAAGCGCAGGCTTCGAGCCTGCATTAGGGGCCGCAGGCATCTTGCCTGCCTACAAACCAAACACGACACGATCCGCTGCAAGAAAATTCAGAATCGAACAGAGAGTGATCGCACTCAAGTTCGCTGCAAGAACTGGCAAGCGCGCCAATTCCACAAACACAGGCATGAGCAGCAAATTGCCTACAATCGAGATAAAGCCGTTCGTCAGATGAAAGGAGAGCATTCTGATGATGAAAGAGCCTTGCCTGTCCTTCCATGTCCAGGAATGGTGCCAGAGGAAATTGTGCAGAACGGCAGCTTCAACAGCGATTGCGGTGCTGATCAGGTAATGAGCGCCCATCGAACGCAGGAAAGCAATGCAGGAAAGTTGCAAGATTAATCCGAGCGCCCCCACAAGAATGAAACGGAACCACCGGTTCATATTCGCTCTTCGCGGTACAGCGTCAACGTGTTTTTTATTGCAGAATGCAAAACGATGAGCAGTAACGCTGCAATTCCGATCACTCCGCCAACGTCAAAGAGTTTGAACTGCTGGCCGAACAAATGAATCACGGGATGAAAAAAAAGCACAATATTTCCAGATGCTAGAAGGATGCGTAGTTCTGTGGGTCCAAATAAACCGAACGATAGGCGGAATTTTCCCAGCGAAACGGTCGCGAGCGCTATTTCATTGGATAGCAGGTAATATGCAATCAGGAATCCAGCGGCGACCCAAAGGCTCATGTAGCCGGAAAGCGCGAGGCCCGCAACCAGAAACAGAATTCCAAATGCATCGATCACATGATCAACGTAAAAACCATAGCGCGGCCGCTGCTGATTTCGAACGCGCGCCAGTGTACCGTCCAGACTGTCTCCGAAC from bacterium encodes the following:
- a CDS encoding CDP-alcohol phosphatidyltransferase family protein is translated as MLQTAIFNNPERIQLSVLSNLEKRTLLWLAQRMPRKVNSDHLTTLGFLGMLLAGITYWMAGWNNYALFLVILFLAVNWFGDSLDGTLARVRNQQRPRYGFYVDHVIDAFGILFLVAGLALSGYMSLWVAAGFLIAYYLLSNEIALATVSLGKFRLSFGLFGPTELRILLASGNIVLFFHPVIHLFGQQFKLFDVGGVIGIAALLLIVLHSAIKNTLTLYREERI
- a CDS encoding diacylglycerol kinase family lipid kinase; the encoded protein is MKRGYLVFNPSAGMRAKTAIRVQEVIRLFAAESIEMVPSPTQADGSVILQVREMIQEKPDLIVTWGGDGTINEVVNGMFGTGIPLGFLPGGTANLMVRELGIPQNVPKAIQLIGTGNSRLISVGQANDRYFLLMVGVGFDSAVIQNVNLSIKRKFGKLAFGISAIHTAVNYRFPQFHVQFDGQNTDCVFAVICNARHYAAYFVLTPDADISDDYLYLCLFQDPGLARLFQYAFHALRRTHIQLPSVKVIRAKELLVTGAESVAVQADGELAGSLPIQFSIHPRSLQVFCPK
- a CDS encoding GtrA family protein; protein product: MNRWFRFILVGALGLILQLSCIAFLRSMGAHYLISTAIAVEAAVLHNFLWHHSWTWKDRQGSFIIRMLSFHLTNGFISIVGNLLLMPVFVELARLPVLAANLSAITLCSILNFLAADRVVFGL